The Candidatus Neomarinimicrobiota bacterium genome segment TTCGTGACTGTACGGGCGGCCGTGCGCTTCCAGCCAGTTCACCAGCTCCCGAAGACTTCCGGTGGCCAGCGCGATGGCGGTGTCGGCGGCGCCGTAATAGAGGTTAATAGTATCGCCGTCCGGGCTTATGGTATAGCCGCAGGGGAAGACTACTTCGGCCACATCGCCGGTCATTTCATAGGACTCTTCCGGTCCGAAAATCCATTCGTCGCCGCGTAGCAGGCAGTGAGAAGGATCTTCCAGATCGAAGAGGGCAAGACCCAGGCGGTAAATGGAGCCGGCCGCGGTTTCGCGCACTCCGTGATAGAACATGAGCCAGCCCCGGTCCGTCTCTATGGGCGGTGGTGAAAGACCGATCTTGTTGGCGTCCCACCAGGCACCTTTACGGGCTTCGAGGATCAGCTGGTGATTGCCCCAGTGCCGGAGATCGGGGGAAGAGGACATCCAGATGTGGGCGCCGAGTCCAAAGGTAGTAGGTCGATGGATGAGTGTCCAGAGGCCGTTGAAGCGCCGGGGCAAAAGGGCCGCGTCCTTATCCCAGGGGGGCATAATATCCCCGACTCGCTCAAAGTCACGAAAATCTTCCGTCAGGGCCAGGGAAACACCGGGTCCGCCCCGAGAAAACGAAGTAAAAGTGATCGCATATTTACTCAGCTCGGGTAGGAAGGTAATCCGGGGATCTTCAATGCCCCAGACTTCTTCGGGGTAATTGTCCGGGTCCGGGAGCAACGTCGGTTGTGAATCTATTCGCCAGCCGTCAATGCCATTTTTGGATCTGGCCGCACACAGGTGTGAAAGGCCGCGGCGGTCCTCTACGCGGCACAATAGCAGGGTGGTGCCATCGGGCAGCCGAGTGGCGCCGGCATTGAAGACGGTATTCATGGCGTAGGGCCAATCGGCGGCGGTAAGCAGAGGGTTCTTTGGATAGCGCCGCAGTAAAGGTTCGTGATGGTTGTTTTTTGGCATGTGGGTACCCTCAAGTTCCCGCCGCGCATTCTGTTTGATTAGATTCTTGACCAGATCAAGCATGATGCTATCGAATGCTTCCTATCTCATTATTTTGCAAATATCATACCGGAGTGAGTTATCGACCTAACCTTGGAACATATTCCGGCCTATCCCGTGCCGGCCAGTACCGTCTATAGCATAAGGTTTGATGTTGAGAATCAGGCGTTTGATCCAGCCTAAATAAGGCGCTAAAAGTATAATGAGGAAATGACTAATACCAGACAAAATAGCGCGTTTTTCAACAAGTAGGAGGAGTGGGCCAAACGAGTAAGGAGCGCATCTGGATTAAGCCTGGCAGCCGTTTCCCTTCAGAAAAAAAGCTTTAATCTTAGATAATCAATTCATTTTATATTTCGGGTAGGCGGGTGGCCGGAGGTGGACCGGAATGATTTGTTGATGCCATCCCGGAGCCCGCTATGATGACGACGGTCTTTCAGTTGAAGAAACCTGTGCCTTTACCCTTACATATCAAGGTTGAACAAGATGCCGAAGAAGCGCAGTAGGGACTTGATCCATCGCTGGGAGGGCAATCCGATCATTACCATCGAGGATCTGAGCTTTCCTTGTGCTGATATCAGTAACGCCGGGGTAGTAAAGTTTGGCGGTGAATACATCCTCCTGCTGACTATCCAGAGCCTGGAGGGTTTTTACTACATTTATCCTGCCCGCAGCAAGGACAGCCAACATTTTGAGATTGGGAACAAACCGGTCCTGGCCCCTTCGAAGAAAGGGCCCACGGCCGTATATGACCAAATGGGTGTGTTGGATGCCCGGGTTACCCGGCTGGGAAACTATTATTACATCTCATATGACGCCTTAGGCCCCCATGGCTACCGGCTCGTTCTTGCCCGGACGCAGGATTTCAAGAGCTTTGAGCGCCTGGGATTCATTTCCGAACCGGACGTGAAGGGCGGTGCGCTATTCCCGCGTAAAATCAGGGGGAAATACGCCCGGCTCGAACGACCCTGGGAAGGCGGTAGCATCTGGATCTCCTTTTCGGAAGATCTTAAATATTGGGGCTGGTCGGAGGTGGTAATGACCCCACGCGGGGGCTACTGGGACTGTGACCGGATCGGCGTTGCTACACCCCCAATGAAGATTGAACAGGGCTGGCTCCTGATCTACTACGGGGTGAAGCACACTTCTGCCGGGCCCCTCTTCCGTCTCGGAGCCGCTATTCTGGATACTCGCAATCCAGTGAGTGTGCTGGGTCGGACCGATGAACCAATCCTATCGCCCCGGGAATACTACGAACGGATTGGCGACCTGCCAAACCTGGTCTTTTCCTGTGGAGCCATTATAGAATCAGATGATGAGGTGAAACTTTATTACGGCTCATCCAATTCCTGCATCGCAATGGGGACGACTATGGTGGAAAAGATCGTGGCGGCTTGCATGGGCGAGGAGGATACCACATGACCAGGTACCGTCGTCGGGGACGTGACATCCTGCACCGCTGGGAGGGCAATCCCGTCTTGACGCTGGAAGACATGCCCTTTCCCTGCAACTCCGTTTTCAACGGCACGCCCGTTAAGCTCAACGGGGAATACCTCTTACTGCTGCGGGTTGAAGGGCAGCGGGGTTACTCCTTCTTCGCCCTTGCCAGGAGTGAGGACGGCTTCCACTTTGAGGTTGAGCGAAAGCCTGTTCTTTTTCCGGCTGAGAAGGGACTTTTTAACTTCTATGAGAACAGGGGCATCGAGGATCCCCGGGCCACCTTTATTGATGGCGCCTTTCACATTCTGTACACCGCGGTATCCGAGGTTGGCTACCGTATTGCGCTCGCCAGAACCGAAGATTTCCGCTCCTTTGAACGGATTGCTCTGGTCTCTGAACCGGGGAATAAGGACGGCGTGCTGTTCCCTGAAAAGATCGCTGGCCGTTACGTGCGGCTGGATCGGCCCATTGGGCTGGGAGTAGGCAGTATCTGGATTTCATATTCCAACGATTTGAAAAGCTGGGGTGACTCTACCGTTCTCCTTACGCCGCGCTGGGGCTATTGGGATTCTTTCCGGGTTGGAGCATCAGTGCCGCCTATTTGCACCGAACGGGGGTGGCTGGAGATCTACCACGGGACCAAAATGACCTCCGCAGGACCCATTTATCGGGCTGGTGCGGCGTTGCTGGATCTGAAGGATCCCTCCCGCGTGCTAAAGCGCTGTGATGTGCCAATCCTCACCCCCCGGGAGGAGTATGAGCGCATTGGAGATGTAGGCAACGTGGTCTTCCCCTGCGGGGCCATTGTGGAACCGGATGGGGAGATCAAAGTATATTATGGTGCTGCCGATACGTCCCTTGCAGTGGCCACAGCCCGATTGGCCGACCTGGTCGACTGCTTGAACGACCAGGAGGTGGAATAAGATGCCGAAAATGAAGGAAAGGTGTATTTGAAATGAATCGTACTGATATCCGATTTCCGTCGTTTGATCAGACCACAACACCCATCAAACGCATCGCCTTTGTTGGAAATTACATGCCATCTCAGTGTGGGATCGCGACCTTTACCACCGACCTGACGGAAGCCATGGCGGTGCTCTATCCCGAGACTACCTTTCTGGTG includes the following:
- a CDS encoding glycosidase, with product MPKNNHHEPLLRRYPKNPLLTAADWPYAMNTVFNAGATRLPDGTTLLLCRVEDRRGLSHLCAARSKNGIDGWRIDSQPTLLPDPDNYPEEVWGIEDPRITFLPELSKYAITFTSFSRGGPGVSLALTEDFRDFERVGDIMPPWDKDAALLPRRFNGLWTLIHRPTTFGLGAHIWMSSSPDLRHWGNHQLILEARKGAWWDANKIGLSPPPIETDRGWLMFYHGVRETAAGSIYRLGLALFDLEDPSHCLLRGDEWIFGPEESYEMTGDVAEVVFPCGYTISPDGDTINLYYGAADTAIALATGSLRELVNWLEAHGRPYSHEEL
- a CDS encoding glycosidase, whose amino-acid sequence is MTRYRRRGRDILHRWEGNPVLTLEDMPFPCNSVFNGTPVKLNGEYLLLLRVEGQRGYSFFALARSEDGFHFEVERKPVLFPAEKGLFNFYENRGIEDPRATFIDGAFHILYTAVSEVGYRIALARTEDFRSFERIALVSEPGNKDGVLFPEKIAGRYVRLDRPIGLGVGSIWISYSNDLKSWGDSTVLLTPRWGYWDSFRVGASVPPICTERGWLEIYHGTKMTSAGPIYRAGAALLDLKDPSRVLKRCDVPILTPREEYERIGDVGNVVFPCGAIVEPDGEIKVYYGAADTSLAVATARLADLVDCLNDQEVE
- a CDS encoding glycoside hydrolase family 130 protein, translating into MPKKRSRDLIHRWEGNPIITIEDLSFPCADISNAGVVKFGGEYILLLTIQSLEGFYYIYPARSKDSQHFEIGNKPVLAPSKKGPTAVYDQMGVLDARVTRLGNYYYISYDALGPHGYRLVLARTQDFKSFERLGFISEPDVKGGALFPRKIRGKYARLERPWEGGSIWISFSEDLKYWGWSEVVMTPRGGYWDCDRIGVATPPMKIEQGWLLIYYGVKHTSAGPLFRLGAAILDTRNPVSVLGRTDEPILSPREYYERIGDLPNLVFSCGAIIESDDEVKLYYGSSNSCIAMGTTMVEKIVAACMGEEDTT